A genomic window from Sulfurospirillum multivorans DSM 12446 includes:
- the thiD gene encoding bifunctional hydroxymethylpyrimidine kinase/phosphomethylpyrimidine kinase, with protein MKHCLTIAGSDSCGGAGIQADLKAFSANGTYGMSVITAITAQNTQGVFDVQDINPSVIQHQIEAIFDDIRVDAIKIGMVSRPETIEIIAATLKKYPLPPLVIDPVMISKSGYDLLQPEAKKALIEMLLPMATLITPNLPEAEVIVGYKIDTIELMQKAALDLHKLGCKYVLVKGGHLENDATDVLYDGAQFHLLHSKRLETINTHGTGCTLSSAIAANLAKGLHVKAAVEEAKAYITEAITHGFKLGHGVGPVHHFYALYTKAGMES; from the coding sequence ATGAAACATTGTTTAACCATAGCAGGATCTGATAGCTGTGGCGGAGCGGGCATCCAAGCTGATCTAAAAGCCTTTAGTGCTAATGGAACCTATGGCATGAGCGTTATTACCGCGATTACAGCGCAAAATACCCAAGGCGTTTTTGACGTACAAGACATTAATCCTTCCGTGATACAACATCAAATCGAAGCGATTTTTGATGACATTCGCGTGGACGCTATTAAAATCGGTATGGTTTCGCGTCCTGAGACGATTGAAATCATCGCTGCAACGCTTAAAAAATACCCTTTACCACCTCTTGTCATCGACCCTGTGATGATCTCCAAAAGTGGGTATGACCTGTTGCAACCCGAAGCCAAAAAGGCACTCATCGAAATGCTTTTACCGATGGCAACGCTCATTACGCCCAATCTTCCGGAAGCTGAAGTGATCGTAGGCTATAAAATTGATACGATTGAATTGATGCAAAAAGCAGCGCTTGATCTGCATAAACTGGGGTGCAAATACGTACTGGTTAAAGGCGGGCATCTGGAAAATGATGCGACCGATGTGCTGTACGATGGCGCACAGTTTCACCTTTTGCACTCCAAACGACTAGAGACGATAAACACGCATGGAACGGGCTGTACGCTCTCTTCCGCCATTGCTGCCAACCTTGCTAAAGGGTTACATGTAAAGGCGGCAGTTGAGGAAGCCAAAGCGTATATCACCGAAGCGATTACACATGGATTTAAATTGGGGCATGGCGTGGGGCCTGTGCACCATTTTTACGCACTTTACACCAAAGCAGGAATGGAATCATGA
- the cytX gene encoding putative hydroxymethylpyrimidine transporter CytX, whose translation MMGEKTSLSGFGLFALWFGAAVSMAEIFTGGLLAPLGFSEGLKAILLGHLIGGIILILGGYIGAHSKLPAIMSTRISFGRYGSYLFSLLNVLQLIGWTAVMIISGGRAANELGINLFEFDSINTWAIAIGLLIALWIWLGKAGFQKLNLIAVILLFMLTLVLCGVVFQEGSILHVKPTGEMSFGSALELSIIMPLSWLPLISDYTRFAKSKKGGLIGSFTGYFIGSSLMYAIGLAIALYAKDASLGTMMMALHLGFVALGIVLLSTITTTFLDAYSAGVTFTNIFPHINERQIAFVMAVVGLLVALFTPIEEYETFLYAIGSVFGPLFAIVLSDYFIFKKEQIEPTLALHVGSLIVWAIGVALYYQFITLDLPLGSTLPTMLATSILFIISKKAISSWTFKSN comes from the coding sequence ATGATGGGAGAAAAAACGAGTTTAAGTGGTTTTGGATTGTTTGCACTTTGGTTTGGTGCGGCAGTCTCGATGGCAGAGATTTTTACTGGCGGGCTTTTAGCGCCGCTTGGGTTTAGCGAAGGCTTAAAAGCGATTCTTTTAGGGCATCTGATCGGTGGGATTATTCTTATTTTGGGTGGCTACATTGGAGCGCACAGCAAGCTTCCTGCCATCATGTCGACACGCATCTCTTTTGGGCGTTATGGATCGTATCTTTTTTCACTCTTAAATGTACTTCAACTCATTGGTTGGACAGCGGTGATGATCATATCTGGAGGGCGCGCCGCGAATGAGCTTGGCATCAATCTTTTTGAGTTTGATAGCATCAACACGTGGGCGATTGCTATTGGTCTATTGATAGCGCTGTGGATTTGGCTTGGAAAAGCGGGCTTTCAAAAGCTCAATCTCATCGCTGTAATCCTCCTTTTTATGCTTACCTTGGTATTGTGTGGCGTTGTGTTTCAAGAGGGAAGCATTTTACATGTAAAGCCTACAGGGGAGATGAGTTTTGGATCAGCTTTAGAGCTTAGCATCATCATGCCGCTTTCGTGGTTGCCGTTGATTTCGGATTATACCCGTTTTGCGAAGAGTAAAAAAGGCGGGCTCATCGGCAGTTTTACGGGCTATTTTATCGGTAGTTCGCTCATGTATGCCATTGGTCTTGCCATCGCACTTTATGCCAAAGATGCGAGTTTGGGAACGATGATGATGGCACTGCATTTGGGCTTTGTCGCCCTTGGCATTGTGCTACTTTCCACTATCACAACGACTTTTTTAGATGCGTACTCCGCAGGTGTAACCTTTACCAATATTTTTCCGCACATCAATGAGCGACAGATCGCGTTTGTGATGGCTGTTGTGGGTCTTCTTGTGGCACTCTTTACGCCCATCGAGGAGTACGAAACCTTTTTATACGCGATCGGCTCGGTCTTTGGGCCACTTTTCGCGATTGTGCTGAGTGATTATTTCATCTTTAAAAAAGAGCAGATTGAACCCACTTTGGCTTTACATGTAGGCTCACTTATTGTCTGGGCAATTGGTGTTGCGCTTTATTATCAGTTCATTACGCTCGATCTTCCTTTGGGCTCAACGCTTCCGACGATGCTTGCAACAAGCATCCTTTTTATCATTTCAAAAAAGGCAATTTCATCATGGACATTCAAGAGCAACTAA
- the thiM gene encoding hydroxyethylthiazole kinase, with the protein MDIQEQLNDVFEALQNKRALIHHITNYVTVNDCANVVLAMGASPIMADELSEVEEMVGICDALVLNIGTANERIIGSMIKAGKAANAKGIPVVLDPVGVGATPFRRESVAKLMDTISFSVIRGNMAEIKTIAGLEAKSTGVDSLEEESDGAKIALNLAKKLGCVIAITGKIDIVSDGSSTYALDNGDSALTKLTGTGCMSTSLIGSFLGASNKALASAIAGILTMSIAGEVAGKSQGMGTFHTSLIDAISQMDAQSMTKRAKIDFIK; encoded by the coding sequence ATGGACATTCAAGAGCAACTAAACGACGTATTTGAAGCTCTGCAAAACAAGCGCGCTTTAATTCATCACATCACCAATTATGTCACGGTCAATGACTGCGCCAATGTGGTTTTAGCCATGGGTGCCTCGCCGATTATGGCAGATGAACTCAGTGAAGTAGAGGAGATGGTCGGCATTTGCGATGCGCTGGTTTTAAACATAGGCACAGCTAACGAGCGCATCATCGGTTCCATGATCAAAGCGGGTAAAGCAGCAAACGCCAAAGGCATCCCCGTGGTGCTTGATCCTGTCGGCGTGGGTGCAACACCGTTTCGTCGCGAGAGTGTTGCAAAGCTCATGGACACGATCTCTTTTAGTGTGATTCGTGGCAATATGGCGGAAATCAAAACCATTGCAGGGCTTGAAGCCAAAAGCACAGGCGTTGACTCGTTGGAAGAGGAGAGTGATGGCGCTAAAATCGCTTTAAATCTCGCAAAAAAGCTGGGTTGTGTGATTGCGATTACGGGCAAAATTGACATTGTGTCAGATGGCTCGAGTACGTATGCACTTGATAATGGCGATAGTGCTTTGACCAAACTAACAGGAACAGGGTGTATGAGCACCTCACTCATTGGCAGTTTTTTAGGCGCATCCAACAAGGCACTTGCAAGTGCAATAGCTGGTATTTTAACCATGTCTATTGCAGGCGAAGTAGCGGGTAAAAGCCAAGGAATGGGAACTTTTCACACATCACTCATCGATGCAATAAGCCAAATGGATGCACAAAGTATGACCAAGAGAGCCAAGATAGACTTCATTAAATAA
- a CDS encoding ferritin-like domain-containing protein, whose protein sequence is MARVGNSIIKGIEVQEIITTLNRAYADEWLAYYQYFIEAKVVKGLMKDAAIAELVQHAADELRHATMVADRIIQLGGAPLLHPADWLKQTNCGYDAPNDFDVVAVLNDAIKGEQCAIATYSSIVDLTRNKDIVTYDMVSQILADEVMHEEDLQNLHDDITEFISDLKKSMK, encoded by the coding sequence ATGGCAAGAGTTGGAAATTCTATTATTAAAGGTATCGAAGTTCAAGAAATTATTACTACACTCAATCGTGCATATGCTGATGAGTGGTTAGCGTACTATCAATATTTTATTGAAGCAAAAGTGGTTAAAGGGTTGATGAAAGATGCTGCCATTGCGGAGCTGGTACAACATGCCGCGGATGAATTGCGCCATGCAACCATGGTTGCTGATCGTATTATTCAGCTTGGAGGTGCCCCTTTGTTGCACCCAGCGGATTGGCTTAAACAAACCAACTGTGGTTACGACGCACCCAATGATTTTGATGTGGTTGCGGTCTTAAACGATGCGATTAAAGGCGAACAGTGTGCGATTGCGACGTATTCAAGCATTGTTGATCTCACACGCAATAAAGATATTGTGACCTATGACATGGTCTCTCAAATCTTAGCCGATGAAGTTATGCACGAAGAGGACCTTCAAAACTTACACGATGACATTACTGAATTTATCAGTGATCTTAAAAAATCAATGAAGTAA